In the Candidatus Electrothrix sp. GW3-4 genome, one interval contains:
- a CDS encoding aspartate/glutamate racemase family protein translates to MLYKILLLLFLSAFLGCVPVHVRTGNKPIEDIIQIMLAQKDNYFYIDVEHYPKKREKLPIGIFDSGTGGLTVFNSIINLDEFDNIHHTVGGDHANDFEGEKFIYLGDLANMPYGNYHKESKDVLLEEHIIKDVQFLLSNRYYPDAQSTTYKADKLPVKSIVIACNTATAYGTEKIKLLMDKTGLNIKVIGVIDAGARAALEHFTNADGGIIGLLATAGTVSSGGYEKALREIAKEEQVDAEIEVVAQGGTGIAEAIDGDKDYYDAHAVGWNQNYKGPAAEAEDGIRTSLLDMYHFDFSDSKMLCGSNDASDCSAMQINDPVNYMRFHLVSLLEKVRASASNTQNKLKVLILGCTHYPYLEQEIHQILDELYQYRSADGEYRYKPYMEEDITLIDPAQNTAVELYKYIREKQLFATGNKLSESELYISVPNPDNRNNVIDNTGKFPYSYKYGRVPGRLQEYVRRIPMTGGTIDALTLQRIREQMPIIYQLLED, encoded by the coding sequence ATGCTCTACAAAATATTGCTCCTTCTTTTTTTGTCAGCCTTTCTTGGATGCGTTCCTGTTCATGTCCGAACAGGGAATAAACCCATTGAAGATATTATTCAGATCATGCTGGCCCAAAAGGATAACTACTTCTATATAGATGTTGAACATTATCCGAAAAAGAGAGAAAAATTACCTATAGGTATCTTCGACTCCGGGACAGGGGGGTTGACTGTCTTTAACTCCATTATCAATCTTGATGAGTTTGACAATATCCACCACACTGTCGGGGGCGATCATGCAAACGACTTTGAAGGGGAAAAATTTATATATCTCGGCGATCTCGCCAATATGCCCTATGGGAATTACCATAAAGAGAGCAAGGATGTTCTGCTGGAAGAACATATTATCAAAGATGTGCAGTTCCTGCTCTCAAACAGGTACTACCCCGATGCACAGTCCACCACCTATAAAGCTGATAAACTGCCTGTAAAATCAATCGTTATAGCCTGCAATACCGCCACGGCATACGGTACGGAAAAGATTAAGTTATTGATGGACAAGACAGGATTGAACATCAAGGTCATCGGTGTCATTGATGCAGGAGCAAGGGCAGCCCTGGAGCATTTTACAAATGCTGATGGGGGAATAATAGGCTTACTGGCAACAGCAGGGACTGTGAGCTCAGGCGGATATGAAAAGGCTCTCAGGGAAATAGCCAAGGAGGAACAGGTAGACGCCGAGATAGAAGTTGTTGCGCAGGGAGGAACGGGCATCGCCGAAGCTATCGATGGAGATAAAGATTACTATGATGCTCACGCTGTCGGTTGGAACCAAAACTACAAGGGGCCTGCTGCGGAAGCAGAAGATGGGATCAGAACGTCGCTGCTGGACATGTATCACTTTGATTTCTCCGACTCGAAGATGCTCTGTGGCAGCAATGATGCGTCAGACTGCTCTGCAATGCAGATCAATGATCCTGTTAATTATATGCGATTTCATCTTGTTTCTCTGCTGGAGAAAGTGAGAGCTTCCGCTTCCAACACGCAGAATAAATTGAAGGTACTGATTTTAGGATGCACCCATTATCCTTACCTGGAACAGGAGATCCATCAGATTCTTGATGAACTGTATCAATATCGATCAGCGGATGGGGAATACAGGTATAAACCCTATATGGAGGAAGATATAACGCTGATTGATCCTGCGCAAAATACAGCTGTTGAGCTGTATAAGTACATAAGGGAAAAACAGTTGTTTGCAACAGGTAACAAACTTTCGGAAAGTGAACTATATATCAGTGTGCCTAACCCTGACAACAGGAATAACGTCATCGATAATACGGGGAAATTCCCTTATTCGTACAAGTACGGGAGAGTTCCCGGAAGGTTGCAGGAATATGTCAGGCGCATTCCCATGACTGGCGGAACAATTGATGCCCTGACATTGCAAAGGATTCGTGAACAGATGCCGATAATTTACCAATTATTAGAAGACTGA
- a CDS encoding DegQ family serine endoprotease, producing the protein MKQKHVIQRLSMMAIFALCFFLLTMPAGAANQENDIAMLDRSAKAFSSVVRKAGPAVVYIGVEKTNKTFNGHGQLDMFNDPFFEHFFGKKFDRFRQEPSPFKQHGAGSGFIISKDGLIMTNNHVVDDADTIRVRLADKREFTASVVGTDPQSDVALIKIDGKNLPTLPLGDSNKLEVGEWVIAIGSPFELSQTVTVGVVSAKGRSRMGINDYENFIQTDAAINPGNSGGPLLNIHGKVVGINTAIFSRSGGYMGIGFAIPINMATSVEEQLRSNGKVTRGWLGLAIQEMNEDLARSFGVNKAEGILVAEVTKGSPAEKAGIQQGDILLSLNNDKVIDVTALRNRIAMTPPGSKVSLQIFREGRKKEIPVIIAEQPANFSRVTRMRSRKNNSSLLDNMGLTLQELTPELAKQFGYAEEQGILITQVAPDTPADSVGMQAGQLIEEVNRVRVHNMAELKKAVKKGKDPNQLLLRIRAGEYSKYMVLRVDK; encoded by the coding sequence ATGAAACAGAAGCATGTTATTCAACGATTAAGTATGATGGCGATTTTCGCGCTCTGTTTTTTTCTGCTGACAATGCCAGCAGGAGCAGCGAATCAGGAAAACGATATTGCGATGCTGGATCGCTCTGCCAAGGCGTTCAGCTCTGTTGTTCGAAAAGCCGGGCCAGCGGTCGTCTATATCGGGGTGGAGAAAACAAACAAAACCTTTAACGGACATGGCCAACTGGACATGTTCAACGATCCCTTTTTCGAACATTTTTTCGGAAAAAAATTTGATCGCTTTCGTCAGGAACCAAGCCCGTTTAAGCAGCACGGAGCGGGTTCCGGTTTTATTATCTCCAAAGACGGCCTGATCATGACAAATAATCATGTGGTCGATGATGCCGATACCATCAGAGTCAGACTTGCTGACAAGCGGGAATTCACAGCCTCAGTAGTAGGGACCGATCCCCAGTCCGATGTCGCCCTGATTAAAATCGACGGAAAAAATTTACCCACCCTGCCCTTAGGAGATTCCAATAAACTGGAAGTCGGCGAATGGGTCATAGCCATCGGCAGCCCCTTTGAGCTCAGCCAAACGGTCACCGTTGGCGTGGTTTCTGCCAAGGGCCGTTCCCGAATGGGAATTAACGACTATGAAAATTTCATCCAGACAGATGCCGCTATCAATCCGGGCAACTCAGGTGGCCCGCTGCTCAATATTCATGGCAAGGTGGTGGGGATAAATACGGCTATTTTCTCCCGCAGTGGGGGCTATATGGGAATCGGCTTTGCCATCCCTATCAATATGGCCACGTCTGTTGAAGAACAGCTGCGCAGCAACGGCAAGGTGACGCGCGGATGGTTGGGGCTGGCCATTCAGGAAATGAACGAAGACCTTGCCCGGTCCTTTGGCGTAAACAAGGCAGAAGGAATTCTGGTTGCCGAGGTAACCAAGGGCTCACCGGCAGAAAAAGCAGGCATCCAGCAGGGCGATATCCTCCTCTCCCTGAATAACGACAAGGTCATTGACGTTACCGCCCTGCGCAATCGCATCGCCATGACCCCTCCGGGCAGCAAGGTAAGCCTGCAGATTTTCCGGGAGGGAAGAAAAAAAGAGATACCTGTTATTATCGCTGAGCAACCAGCCAATTTCAGCCGGGTCACCAGGATGCGCTCAAGAAAAAACAACAGTTCGCTTCTCGACAATATGGGCCTGACCCTGCAGGAACTGACGCCAGAGCTTGCCAAACAATTCGGTTATGCTGAAGAACAAGGCATTCTTATCACTCAAGTTGCTCCAGATACCCCTGCGGACAGTGTCGGCATGCAGGCGGGACAACTTATTGAGGAGGTGAACAGAGTACGGGTACATAACATGGCTGAGTTGAAAAAAGCGGTCAAAAAAGGAAAGGATCCCAACCAGCTTCTCCTGCGTATTCGAGCCGGAGAGTACAGCAAGTACATGGTCTTGCGGGTCGATAAGTAG
- a CDS encoding aminoglycoside phosphotransferase family protein, whose translation MTAVCGQAASFFLPHEKIASIEPLGGGIVNDTWRLTLSSGQKYILQRLNPSVFSDPIAVQDNLRKVTKHIHSQLPAVPQLHGRDFTLFRPVTNEAGAISYQDNKGAYWRLLTHIDHARPLDSISTSSQAEEIGATLGLFHQLLATLPLDSLTDPLPGFHNTPLYLAQYDRVRFAPQNPEVEDCRRFIEQHRQDAFLLENARKHGSIGQQVIHADPKVANFLFSADKKKAISLIDLDTVKPGLLLHDIGDCLRSCCNPLGEEVVHPEEILFRTDFFSAAVNGYLETAADLLNSGDKRLLIDSVWLISFELGLRFYSDYLVNNCYFKIDYPEQNLFRARVQFALARSIKQQHDRLYALIQQTSL comes from the coding sequence TTGACCGCAGTATGCGGACAGGCAGCCTCCTTTTTTCTCCCCCACGAAAAAATCGCCTCCATAGAACCGCTGGGCGGGGGGATTGTCAACGATACCTGGCGCCTCACGCTTTCATCTGGGCAAAAATATATCCTTCAGCGGCTCAACCCATCAGTCTTCTCTGACCCTATTGCGGTTCAAGATAACCTGCGCAAGGTTACCAAGCATATCCACAGCCAGCTTCCAGCAGTACCTCAGTTACATGGTCGTGACTTTACCCTGTTCCGCCCTGTTACCAATGAGGCGGGAGCAATAAGCTACCAGGACAACAAGGGCGCTTATTGGCGCCTGCTTACCCATATTGATCATGCCCGCCCCCTGGATTCGATCTCCACGTCCAGCCAGGCCGAGGAGATCGGAGCCACCCTTGGCCTGTTTCACCAGCTCCTTGCCACCCTGCCCCTGGATTCTCTCACAGACCCGTTACCCGGTTTTCACAACACGCCGCTCTATCTTGCCCAATATGATCGGGTGCGCTTTGCTCCTCAAAATCCTGAGGTCGAGGATTGTCGACGTTTTATTGAGCAGCACCGGCAAGACGCCTTTCTTCTGGAGAATGCCCGCAAACATGGGAGCATAGGCCAACAGGTCATTCATGCTGACCCTAAAGTGGCCAATTTCCTCTTCTCCGCAGATAAAAAAAAGGCCATCAGCCTCATTGACCTGGATACAGTGAAACCCGGCCTCCTGCTCCACGATATCGGCGACTGCCTCCGCTCTTGCTGCAATCCCCTTGGGGAAGAGGTGGTGCACCCGGAGGAAATTCTCTTTCGGACCGATTTTTTTAGCGCTGCCGTGAACGGGTACCTGGAGACCGCTGCCGACCTGCTCAACTCTGGGGACAAGCGCCTCCTGATCGACAGTGTTTGGCTGATCAGCTTTGAGCTCGGCCTTCGTTTTTATAGCGATTATCTCGTCAATAACTGTTACTTTAAGATTGATTATCCAGAACAGAATCTCTTCCGGGCCCGAGTGCAGTTTGCCCTCGCGCGATCTATCAAACAGCAACATGACAGGCTATACGCATTGATCCAGCAGACCTCCCTGTAA
- a CDS encoding SulP family inorganic anion transporter has protein sequence MPSVPLKETKTERVGIRTQSPAWLSTITAGVLLGTLLSIFSVSLTSLIFVGPLAAELPRGIVMALVTVSVTALSVSFFSGNRGVIAGLQDSPLVVMATSISAITATLTTPDAAMSTIFVLIALTTLLNGVILILLGKFKLGILVRYLPYPVIGGFMAGTGIMLLLGGIGTMVDYNLSAKNLVRLFTGSEMELWLPGVLFGLLLFIGTRRIQHSLALPGLLLAEAILFYLLLIASDSNIQNAADAGLLLGDMDLASGWPFINPKHFFSARWDILQGQLDNIGAVLIITPISLLLNLSGIEMSERKDMDLNHELEAAGKTNILSALAGGMIGFHSLGTTSLGRDMTVARTRTLGLIAGIMPLVILFFGRPLLFFVPKAVLGGLLVFQGITFLYNWLIKKWSALPLVDYGMITIIGLTIMVTNFMTGIVLGFVVMMFTFVISYSRTDIFYRKLSGAELTSNVLRSSRERKQLVRLGWHTHVLELHGFIFFGTANAILSELQSRLRATLPLQYLIIDFRRVTGVDSSAAFCFTRILYLADSFGFTVILSSLSPQLKQQMVYNGIRPNEKSLRFASDLDRALSWCEDALLEPHSGGAQESLALPLQLLAKGFQREQIRLLKSYLQKSTLNAKELLVRQGEASDSLYFVESGQISIYLQTGNQHPVRLQTICIGTMVGEVGYCLNIPRTATIVADKNTVVYRLTKSSMQAIQREEPLLAESIQNLMLRVIAERLVTANRQLLDSSR, from the coding sequence ATGCCATCGGTACCATTAAAAGAAACAAAAACCGAAAGAGTCGGTATTCGAACGCAGTCCCCGGCTTGGTTATCAACAATCACGGCAGGCGTACTTCTCGGCACCCTCCTGAGTATTTTTTCTGTCTCACTCACCAGCCTTATTTTTGTTGGTCCGCTGGCCGCAGAGCTCCCGAGAGGGATCGTTATGGCCTTGGTTACGGTATCGGTCACTGCCCTCAGTGTGAGTTTTTTTTCGGGGAACAGAGGGGTGATAGCTGGCCTGCAGGATAGTCCTCTGGTTGTTATGGCAACATCGATCTCTGCCATCACAGCCACCCTGACCACGCCAGATGCGGCTATGTCTACGATTTTTGTTCTCATCGCCCTGACAACGCTCCTTAATGGGGTGATTCTGATCCTGTTGGGAAAGTTTAAATTGGGCATCCTGGTGCGCTATCTCCCCTATCCTGTCATTGGTGGTTTTATGGCCGGTACCGGCATTATGCTGCTCCTTGGTGGCATAGGAACCATGGTGGACTATAATCTCAGCGCAAAAAATTTGGTGAGATTATTCACTGGCAGCGAGATGGAACTCTGGCTCCCCGGTGTCCTGTTTGGCCTTCTCCTCTTTATCGGTACCCGGCGCATCCAACATAGTTTAGCCTTGCCAGGCCTGCTCCTTGCCGAGGCAATACTCTTTTATCTCTTGTTGATTGCTAGTGACAGCAATATCCAAAATGCGGCTGATGCCGGGCTGCTGCTCGGAGATATGGATTTAGCATCTGGCTGGCCTTTTATTAATCCAAAACATTTCTTCTCTGCCCGCTGGGATATACTCCAAGGGCAGCTGGACAATATCGGCGCGGTTCTCATTATTACTCCAATCAGCCTTTTGTTGAACCTCAGTGGGATCGAGATGAGCGAGCGGAAAGATATGGACCTGAACCATGAACTTGAGGCCGCAGGTAAAACCAATATTCTGTCGGCATTGGCTGGTGGTATGATAGGCTTTCATTCGTTAGGGACCACCTCATTGGGGCGAGACATGACCGTGGCCCGAACACGGACCTTAGGTCTTATTGCCGGGATAATGCCCCTGGTGATCCTCTTCTTTGGACGGCCTCTGCTCTTTTTCGTTCCCAAAGCGGTGTTAGGTGGCCTGCTCGTCTTTCAGGGGATCACCTTCCTCTATAATTGGCTGATAAAGAAATGGAGTGCGCTTCCACTGGTTGATTATGGGATGATTACCATTATCGGCTTGACGATCATGGTGACAAACTTTATGACCGGCATCGTCCTGGGCTTTGTCGTTATGATGTTTACCTTTGTGATCAGCTATAGCCGGACAGATATCTTTTACCGTAAACTCTCTGGCGCAGAGCTCACCAGCAATGTCTTGCGTTCGTCACGCGAGCGTAAGCAATTGGTCAGGCTGGGGTGGCACACCCACGTTCTTGAACTGCATGGATTTATTTTTTTTGGCACCGCCAATGCTATTCTCAGTGAACTGCAATCCCGGCTCCGAGCAACGCTCCCTCTACAGTACCTGATTATCGATTTTCGGCGGGTGACAGGGGTGGATTCTTCGGCTGCCTTCTGTTTCACCCGTATTCTGTATCTCGCTGATTCATTCGGTTTTACAGTTATACTGAGCTCGTTATCGCCCCAGTTAAAGCAACAGATGGTGTATAATGGGATTCGACCGAACGAAAAGTCCCTGAGATTTGCTTCGGACCTGGACAGGGCCCTGTCTTGGTGTGAAGATGCCTTGCTGGAACCCCACAGCGGGGGGGCGCAGGAAAGTCTTGCCTTACCCTTGCAACTGCTTGCAAAAGGTTTTCAAAGGGAACAGATACGCCTGTTGAAATCCTATCTGCAAAAGTCCACCCTCAATGCAAAAGAACTCCTGGTACGGCAGGGAGAGGCCTCAGATTCGCTGTATTTCGTTGAATCAGGGCAGATTTCAATCTATCTTCAGACCGGTAACCAGCATCCGGTTCGTCTGCAAACAATCTGTATCGGCACGATGGTCGGTGAAGTGGGGTATTGCCTCAATATTCCCCGGACAGCAACGATTGTTGCTGACAAGAATACTGTTGTGTACCGACTCACAAAAAGTTCTATGCAGGCCATTCAACGAGAAGAACCTCTCTTGGCTGAATCTATCCAGAATCTGATGCTGCGAGTCATTGCCGAACGCCTGGTAACGGCAAACCGGCAGCTTTTGGATTCAAGCAGATAG
- a CDS encoding FKBP-type peptidyl-prolyl cis-trans isomerase, whose product MKIADGKTVTIDYTLSLKNGDIIETTKDDEPVTYVQGSGEVIEGLEQAVAGLENGTKKDIILPVAHAFGAHDPEALLAIPKTDLPPESLVPETILHANGPKGQTINGKVVEVKEDTVIVDFNHPLAGQELYCAVHIIDVQ is encoded by the coding sequence ATGAAAATAGCAGATGGAAAAACCGTTACCATTGACTACACCCTGAGCCTGAAAAACGGCGATATCATAGAAACCACCAAGGACGACGAACCTGTCACCTATGTCCAAGGCTCTGGTGAGGTTATTGAGGGACTGGAACAGGCAGTTGCAGGTCTGGAGAACGGCACGAAAAAAGATATTATTCTGCCGGTCGCCCATGCCTTTGGTGCGCACGATCCCGAGGCCCTGCTTGCAATCCCGAAAACAGATCTCCCGCCGGAATCGCTTGTTCCAGAAACCATCCTTCACGCCAACGGCCCTAAGGGACAGACCATTAACGGAAAGGTGGTAGAGGTAAAGGAGGACACGGTTATCGTGGACTTCAATCATCCCCTGGCAGGACAAGAGCTCTATTGCGCCGTCCATATTATTGATGTTCAGTAA
- a CDS encoding arginine N-succinyltransferase — translation MTEQLIKKKGVSLQQVLLIVAGAMVVTVLLTFFAIKTWLFPAPFTPVELNQQEEQRLEQKLSRFDVVAAPAAATTARTRSFTPQPGDYDEQGALKPERYSEEGANREITFTERELNGLLANNTDLAQKMAIDLDTDVVSLRLLIPIDPDFPIMGGKILRVRAGAELAYRENKPVVILKGVSVMGVPIPNAWLGGLKNIDLMQEFGGEPGFWQSLGEGVESIQVQKGELYVKLKE, via the coding sequence ATGACTGAACAGCTAATAAAGAAAAAAGGGGTCTCCTTACAACAGGTCTTGTTGATTGTTGCAGGGGCAATGGTCGTAACCGTCCTGCTCACCTTCTTTGCAATCAAGACCTGGCTTTTCCCTGCACCGTTTACACCAGTGGAGCTGAATCAACAGGAAGAACAACGCTTGGAGCAAAAGCTCAGCCGCTTTGATGTCGTTGCAGCCCCTGCCGCAGCAACAACTGCACGTACACGCTCCTTTACTCCTCAGCCCGGGGATTATGATGAGCAGGGGGCCTTAAAGCCGGAACGCTATTCTGAAGAGGGGGCAAACCGAGAGATCACCTTCACAGAACGCGAGCTGAACGGGCTCTTGGCCAATAATACGGATCTGGCCCAAAAGATGGCAATAGATCTGGATACCGATGTGGTGAGCCTGCGTCTTTTGATCCCGATTGACCCTGATTTCCCGATAATGGGCGGTAAGATCCTCCGGGTTCGAGCCGGGGCAGAACTCGCCTATCGCGAGAATAAACCCGTCGTGATCCTCAAAGGGGTTTCAGTGATGGGGGTTCCGATCCCCAATGCCTGGCTGGGCGGGCTGAAGAATATTGATCTTATGCAGGAGTTTGGTGGTGAACCAGGCTTCTGGCAGAGCTTAGGAGAAGGGGTGGAAAGCATTCAGGTCCAGAAAGGTGAACTCTACGTCAAACTGAAGGAGTGA
- a CDS encoding SPFH domain-containing protein, with amino-acid sequence MKKGIQQHNGLKTGISIFSLLVVLLAGGLLVLLGIFGTNPNTPAGHEGYVYEKPRIFGKGGFRGELKGPSNYGISLWRNEVMNVDFRPKTYPENFKILAKDELNISFRFQSIIKVKPGTIRTVVEDYAGDAFYERYIKEPLRAMVRKHVQYLKSREIKEKRKEIAAAVSTDLQEHLKGTPFILVSSVVGNIDYPPVVTQAVEKKLAAQQLLDEKETQREIAKKDAEIRIEEAKGIAEAQKIINTTLTQNYLQHEAIQAQLKMASSPNHTTVYIPAGANGIPLIGTVNK; translated from the coding sequence ATGAAGAAAGGAATACAACAACATAATGGACTAAAAACTGGCATATCAATCTTCTCTCTTCTTGTCGTGCTGTTAGCTGGTGGCCTCCTGGTGCTCTTGGGTATATTCGGCACAAATCCAAACACCCCAGCTGGACACGAAGGATATGTTTATGAGAAGCCGAGAATATTCGGCAAAGGCGGCTTTCGTGGAGAACTCAAAGGGCCCTCAAATTACGGTATCTCGTTATGGAGGAACGAGGTCATGAATGTTGATTTCCGACCCAAGACCTATCCGGAAAATTTCAAGATCCTGGCCAAGGACGAGCTGAACATATCCTTCCGTTTTCAATCGATCATTAAAGTGAAGCCGGGAACCATCAGGACGGTTGTGGAGGATTACGCAGGCGATGCCTTTTATGAGCGCTATATCAAGGAGCCACTCAGGGCAATGGTACGCAAGCATGTTCAATATCTCAAAAGTCGTGAGATCAAGGAAAAACGAAAAGAGATAGCTGCGGCCGTGTCCACCGATCTTCAGGAACATCTCAAAGGAACACCCTTTATCCTGGTCTCCAGCGTTGTCGGTAATATCGATTACCCCCCTGTCGTTACCCAGGCCGTTGAAAAAAAACTGGCTGCCCAACAGCTGCTTGATGAAAAAGAGACCCAGCGGGAAATCGCCAAAAAGGATGCTGAAATCCGCATCGAAGAGGCCAAGGGTATTGCCGAAGCGCAGAAGATTATCAATACGACCCTGACCCAGAACTATCTGCAACACGAAGCCATTCAGGCGCAACTCAAGATGGCCTCTTCACCGAACCATACCACGGTATATATTCCGGCCGGGGCCAACGGGATACCGTTAATTGGCACGGTCAATAAATGA
- a CDS encoding nucleotide pyrophosphohydrolase: MSTTSSLDPPINSLAELSAAVCQFAEQRDWDQFHNPKNLSMALIVEAAELVEHFQWLTRQESSHLNGEQQDAVAMEMADVLIYLVRMAERLDINLLDAARKKLVLNGKKYPVEQAKGRADKYTHYQTQTGKNR; the protein is encoded by the coding sequence ATGTCTACGACTTCCTCTCTTGATCCCCCCATCAATTCCTTGGCAGAGCTTAGCGCTGCTGTCTGTCAATTTGCCGAACAACGCGATTGGGACCAATTTCATAACCCGAAGAATCTCTCTATGGCCCTTATTGTTGAAGCGGCTGAACTGGTGGAACATTTCCAATGGCTGACCCGCCAGGAAAGCAGCCATCTCAACGGAGAACAACAAGATGCAGTGGCCATGGAAATGGCCGATGTACTCATCTATCTCGTGCGGATGGCAGAACGGCTGGATATTAACCTGTTAGATGCTGCCCGGAAAAAGCTGGTGCTCAATGGCAAAAAATATCCGGTTGAGCAGGCCAAAGGGAGGGCGGATAAATACACCCATTATCAAACTCAAACCGGGAAGAATCGTTGA
- a CDS encoding TAXI family TRAP transporter solute-binding subunit, whose protein sequence is MNSLRSYTFLAPVAFFVYVVSLVSPTFAATEMGIVTGGTKGTYIQIGYDISRLVKQEGIYLNVYPSNGSLDNIADVYERKDLQMGIVQSDVLASIHSSGDSELNKIAKQIKMIFPLYNEEVHILASRSIKSFADLEGKIVAIGSEGSGTALTASLLFEVAGVTPRETKYGDPKKALMLLRSEVIDAMIYISGYPVSLFSGIYTENLHLLSITNQRIAEHYVPSIIPAGTYNWQKEPINTFAVKAVLMSYNYDENHQNCKDVGEVARIIYKNEGWLKKNGHAKWEHVDLDAKLAGWEQYKCVSDAIQDLKKARQESPDDTTSVKNLLRKKISTTSN, encoded by the coding sequence ATGAACTCATTACGATCATATACGTTCTTAGCTCCTGTCGCCTTTTTTGTCTATGTTGTTTCTCTGGTCTCTCCGACATTCGCAGCAACTGAGATGGGTATTGTCACTGGGGGGACAAAGGGAACGTATATCCAAATCGGATACGATATCTCCAGGTTGGTTAAGCAGGAGGGCATCTATCTGAATGTTTACCCTTCCAATGGCTCCTTAGATAATATTGCGGATGTTTATGAACGCAAAGATCTTCAGATGGGTATTGTTCAGTCTGATGTTTTGGCCTCTATTCACTCTTCCGGTGATAGTGAGCTGAATAAGATAGCCAAGCAGATCAAAATGATTTTTCCGCTGTACAATGAAGAGGTCCATATCTTGGCCTCTCGTTCTATCAAGTCCTTTGCTGACTTGGAAGGAAAAATCGTTGCCATCGGCTCCGAAGGGAGTGGTACAGCGCTGACCGCTTCTCTTCTTTTTGAAGTCGCAGGCGTTACTCCACGTGAAACAAAGTATGGGGATCCTAAGAAAGCCCTCATGCTGCTTCGCTCAGAGGTTATTGACGCGATGATTTATATTTCTGGATACCCTGTAAGTCTTTTTTCAGGTATCTACACCGAAAATCTTCACCTTCTCTCCATAACAAACCAACGTATCGCTGAGCATTATGTGCCGTCCATCATTCCTGCCGGAACATATAACTGGCAAAAAGAGCCCATCAATACCTTTGCGGTAAAGGCTGTTCTCATGAGCTATAATTATGACGAAAATCACCAGAATTGTAAAGATGTCGGAGAGGTTGCACGGATTATCTATAAAAATGAAGGGTGGTTGAAGAAAAACGGACATGCGAAATGGGAGCATGTTGATCTGGACGCCAAGCTCGCGGGCTGGGAACAATACAAATGTGTCTCCGACGCTATTCAAGATCTGAAAAAGGCCCGGCAGGAGAGTCCTGACGACACGACTTCAGTAAAAAATCTTTTGCGCAAAAAAATTTCTACTACATCAAACTGA